Within Acidobacteriota bacterium, the genomic segment GTGCTCGCCCAGAAATACGGCGGCCACCGTCATCGCCACCAGCGGTGTCACGTTCGAATACACCGCTGTCCTGATATTGCCGATTCGCTGCACGGACGTGTACCAGATCAGGTACGCCACGTTCAGGGCGAGGATGGACGAGAGCACGACGGCCATCCAGACCCACGCGTGGATCCGGCCCGTGTCAATCCGGACCAGCTCCGAAAACGCTGCGGGCACATAGAGCGCCGTTCCGATCGCCATCGTCAATCCGGTCACCACGAGCGGCGAGAGCCGGTCCAGTAGCGCTCGCGACCCGACGGTGTAAACCGCCCAGCACACCACGGCACCCATGGTCAGGAAATCCCCGGCGAGCGACGCCCCTCCGAATTGTGCCCCGGTCCCGACCACCATGTAGATGCCGGCCACGGACAGGCCGGCGCCGACCCACTGAACCCGAGACACGTTCTCGTGCCCGGCGAGCGCGCTGGCCAGGGCGACGGCAACGGGCGAGCAGCCCAGCAGCAGTGAACTGTTCGAGGCCGTCGTCCGAGCGAGGCCGCCCATGAAACACAGTTGGTAGACGAAGTGCCCGATGATCCCGAGCAGGGCGAGGCGGAACCAGTCGCGACGAGACAGCGATGGCCAGCCCTTCGCCAGAATAGCGACGAGAAAGATCGCCGACGCGATACACAGGCGAAGGGCGTTGAAGGACTGGTGGGGAATCTCCGCGAGCGCCGCTTTGACGAGGCTAAAGTTGCCGCCCCAGATGAGCACCATCAGGAGCAGCAGGCCGTCAAACGGCGTCAGCGCAGACCAGCGACGCACAGGGCACCAATCCGGTCGGATACCGACGGAGGGCCCACCTGATGGAGCCCGCCGCCGGAGGACCGGAGAAGTCGCGCCAGACTAGGCGCCGAACGGCTTGAGGAAGAACAGGATCAGCGAGATCAGCAGCACGTAGATCACGAGCGACTCGATCAGGACGAGACCCAGGATCAGGTTGCCACGGATGTCGTTGGTCGCCGAGGGGTTGCGGGCGATCGCCTCGACGGCGGCGCTGATGCTCCTGCCCTGCGCCAGCGCGCCGAAGGCCGCCGCGAATGCCAGAGCGAAACCGGCCGTGATGATGGACCAGCGTACGATCTCGACGGTCTTCGACGCCGCCGCCGTCGTGGGCTCCTGCGCGTACAACGGGCTCACCACACCAATGGCCACC encodes:
- a CDS encoding DMT family transporter, whose product is MRRWSALTPFDGLLLLMVLIWGGNFSLVKAALAEIPHQSFNALRLCIASAIFLVAILAKGWPSLSRRDWFRLALLGIIGHFVYQLCFMGGLARTTASNSSLLLGCSPVAVALASALAGHENVSRVQWVGAGLSVAGIYMVVGTGAQFGGASLAGDFLTMGAVVCWAVYTVGSRALLDRLSPLVVTGLTMAIGTALYVPAAFSELVRIDTGRIHAWVWMAVVLSSILALNVAYLIWYTSVQRIGNIRTAVYSNVTPLVAMTVAAVFLGEHITWSKAGGAAAILLGVVITRRTTRQQPITDPPAEE
- a CDS encoding ATP synthase F0 subunit C, which codes for MKKRFALVLLLLVVAIGVVSPLYAQEPTTAAASKTVEIVRWSIITAGFALAFAAAFGALAQGRSISAAVEAIARNPSATNDIRGNLILGLVLIESLVIYVLLISLILFFLKPFGA